One Pseudomonas ekonensis DNA window includes the following coding sequences:
- the hflK gene encoding protease modulator HflK: MQVDLEGDGTHVTELPRFQQAAAQGRRLRRLAVGLGALAGAGWVLAFFVGLFAPQSLWPALLVNLSAALLVLVAGLQSAWWVSRWRARVIDPPASVVPEDDAPAPDGWYERLLDRLSRRGLHLLGQVGAPTLWLGGWALAATLSIDQTWSLALPSAAVGLSATAGAALALVLAFGLLVLERQWAQESAAQWPEAGSLAQLARVAIICLVLAALCLLFAGESAVWPVRVAVLIGILPGVVALELLLRAVLSLFSPRRETLEPTLLARSVVADLLRWPPQPLLALQHELHNRFGIDLRQIWAFSYMRRALLPVLALVAAVGWLLTGLHEIPMQGRGIYERFGKPVQVFGPGLHAGLPWPLGRVLSVENGVVHELATSVGDNPAPVQAEPAEGPAPITANRLWDASHVNDKSQVIAGSRGGQQSFQIVNMDVRFVYRIGLSDEAALAATYNSADVPTLIRSTASRILVHDFASRTLDGLLGQDRTGLAEEIGRAVQQDLQKLDSGVEILATVVEAIHPPAGAANAYHGVQAAQIGAQALIARERGAAAEASNQAQLQASLAGDQATANARETEAAARAADLKFAAEQKAYASAGQAFVLEQYLSRLSQGLGKARLLVLDHRLGGSGNAPTIDLRTFTLPADPAPARNSAQPGVTH; encoded by the coding sequence ATGCAAGTCGATCTGGAGGGGGATGGCACGCACGTGACCGAATTGCCGCGCTTTCAGCAGGCCGCGGCCCAGGGTCGCCGCTTGCGCCGGTTGGCCGTCGGGCTGGGCGCGTTGGCCGGGGCAGGGTGGGTGCTGGCGTTCTTTGTCGGGCTGTTTGCGCCGCAATCGTTGTGGCCGGCGCTGTTGGTCAACCTCAGCGCTGCGTTGCTGGTGCTGGTGGCCGGACTGCAATCTGCGTGGTGGGTGAGCCGCTGGCGGGCACGGGTGATCGATCCGCCCGCATCGGTCGTCCCCGAGGATGATGCGCCTGCGCCGGACGGTTGGTACGAGCGGTTGCTCGACCGGTTGAGCCGTCGCGGCCTGCACCTGCTGGGGCAGGTCGGCGCGCCCACGCTATGGCTGGGAGGCTGGGCCTTGGCGGCTACGTTGAGCATCGATCAGACGTGGAGCCTGGCGTTGCCGTCCGCCGCTGTGGGCCTGTCCGCGACGGCCGGCGCCGCGCTGGCGCTGGTGCTGGCGTTCGGGTTGCTGGTGCTGGAGCGGCAATGGGCCCAGGAATCCGCAGCGCAATGGCCTGAAGCGGGGTCGCTGGCGCAATTGGCGCGCGTGGCGATCATCTGCCTGGTGTTGGCGGCGCTGTGCCTGTTGTTCGCCGGCGAAAGCGCCGTGTGGCCGGTGCGCGTCGCCGTGCTGATCGGCATCCTGCCGGGCGTGGTGGCGCTGGAGTTGCTGCTGCGTGCGGTGTTGTCGCTGTTCAGCCCGCGGCGGGAGACGCTCGAGCCGACCCTGCTGGCGCGCAGCGTTGTGGCGGATCTGCTGCGCTGGCCGCCGCAGCCGCTGCTGGCCTTGCAGCATGAACTGCACAATCGCTTCGGCATCGACCTGCGCCAGATCTGGGCCTTCAGCTACATGCGCCGGGCCCTGTTGCCGGTGCTGGCGCTGGTCGCGGCGGTGGGGTGGCTACTGACCGGGCTTCATGAAATCCCGATGCAAGGTCGCGGCATCTACGAGCGCTTCGGCAAACCGGTGCAGGTGTTCGGCCCCGGTCTGCACGCCGGTCTGCCGTGGCCGCTGGGGCGGGTGTTGAGCGTCGAGAACGGTGTGGTGCATGAGTTGGCCACCAGCGTCGGCGACAACCCCGCGCCGGTTCAGGCGGAGCCTGCCGAAGGTCCGGCGCCGATAACGGCCAACCGCTTGTGGGACGCCAGCCACGTCAACGACAAGTCCCAAGTGATCGCCGGCAGTCGGGGCGGGCAGCAGAGCTTCCAGATCGTCAACATGGACGTGCGCTTCGTCTACCGCATCGGATTGAGCGATGAGGCCGCACTGGCCGCCACCTACAACAGCGCCGATGTGCCGACGCTGATCCGCAGCACGGCCAGCCGGATCCTGGTGCACGACTTCGCCTCACGCACCCTCGACGGTTTGCTGGGGCAAGACAGGACGGGGCTCGCCGAGGAGATCGGCCGGGCGGTGCAGCAAGACCTGCAAAAACTCGACAGCGGCGTGGAGATCCTCGCCACGGTGGTCGAGGCCATTCATCCGCCGGCCGGTGCGGCCAATGCCTACCACGGCGTGCAGGCGGCGCAGATCGGTGCGCAGGCGTTGATCGCCCGCGAGCGCGGCGCGGCGGCCGAGGCCAGCAACCAGGCGCAACTTCAGGCCAGCCTCGCCGGGGATCAAGCCACCGCCAACGCCCGCGAAACGGAAGCGGCGGCACGGGCGGCGGACCTCAAGTTCGCGGCCGAACAAAAGGCCTACGCCAGCGCCGGCCAGGCGTTCGTGCTGGAGCAGTACCTCAGCCGGCTCAGCCAGGGCCTGGGCAAGGCCCGCTTGCTGGTGCTCGACCATCGCCTCGGCGGCAGCGGCAATGCGCCGACCATTGACCTGCGCACCTTCACACTGCCGGCCGATCCCGCGCCGGCACGCAATTCCGCTCAACCAGGAGTCACCCATTGA
- the hflC gene encoding protease modulator HflC, protein MSQSHTHDHSDHSGHGHAHGGHHHHHGHHHHHHGEPEEAGPFPWRRMGWAALLVAFAVAAASLVQVRSGEATVITRFGNPTRVLLEPGLGWRWPAPFEAAIPVDLRLRTTSSGLQDVGTRDGLRIIVQAYVAWQVQGDPDNVQRFMRAVQNQPDEAAWQIRTFVGSALETTASSFDLANLVNTDAAQVRIADFEAQLRQQIDQQLLATYGVRVVQVGIERLTLPSVTLTATVDRMRAERETIATERTAVGKREAAQIRSAAERDARIVQADATVKAAEIEAQSRVEAAQIYGRAYAGSPQLYNLLRSLDTLGTIVTPDTKLILRTDAAPFRALVDGPPTLDSKSGSQP, encoded by the coding sequence TTGAGCCAGTCGCACACTCACGATCATTCCGATCACAGCGGCCACGGTCATGCTCATGGCGGGCATCACCATCATCACGGTCATCATCACCATCACCACGGCGAACCGGAAGAGGCGGGGCCGTTCCCTTGGCGGCGCATGGGCTGGGCGGCGCTGCTGGTGGCCTTTGCGGTCGCGGCGGCGAGCCTGGTGCAGGTGCGCTCCGGGGAGGCGACGGTGATCACCCGCTTCGGCAACCCGACGCGGGTGCTGCTGGAGCCGGGGCTGGGCTGGCGCTGGCCGGCGCCGTTCGAGGCGGCGATCCCGGTGGACTTGCGTCTGCGCACCACGTCCAGCGGCCTGCAGGATGTCGGCACCCGCGACGGCCTGCGGATCATCGTGCAGGCGTATGTGGCGTGGCAGGTGCAGGGCGATCCGGACAATGTGCAGCGTTTCATGCGCGCTGTGCAGAACCAGCCGGACGAAGCCGCGTGGCAGATCCGCACGTTTGTCGGTTCGGCGCTGGAGACCACCGCCAGCAGTTTCGACCTGGCGAATCTGGTGAACACCGATGCCGCTCAGGTGCGCATCGCTGACTTCGAGGCGCAACTGCGCCAACAGATCGACCAGCAGTTGCTGGCGACTTACGGGGTGCGGGTGGTGCAGGTCGGCATCGAGCGGCTGACCTTGCCGTCGGTGACGCTCACCGCCACCGTCGACCGGATGCGCGCCGAGCGTGAAACCATCGCCACCGAGCGCACGGCCGTCGGCAAGCGCGAAGCGGCGCAAATCCGTTCCGCCGCCGAACGCGATGCACGCATCGTACAGGCCGACGCCACGGTGAAAGCGGCAGAGATCGAAGCGCAATCCCGGGTCGAGGCGGCGCAGATCTACGGACGCGCCTATGCCGGGTCGCCGCAGCTCTACAACTTGCTGCGTTCGCTGGACACCCTCGGCACCATCGTCACGCCCGATACCAAGCTGATTCTGCGCACCGACGCTGCGCCGTTCCGGGCGCTGGTGGACGGTCCGCCGACGCTCGACAGCAAAAGCGGATCGCAGCCATGA
- the hflK gene encoding protease modulator HflK: MSEVPRGTHSLNSPWIQAGRLAFFALYAVTVLAALAWAFSNVRQIDPQNRAVVLHFGALDRIQNAGLLLAWPEPFEQVVLLPAADRVIERRVDNLLRSDAALQADRVATFATPLSDALAGSGYLLTGDAGVVQLDVRVFYKVTDPYAYVLQGDHVLPALDRLVTRSAVALTAARDLDTILVARPELIGADNQAAERRERLRGDLVQGINRRLSELKAGGQGIGIEAVRVDVQSSLPAPAVSAFNAVLTASQQADKAVANARTDAEKLTQTANEQADRTLQVAHAQAGERLAKATADTATVLSLAKARQQGSDPQMLLRLYRERIPKILGQAGSVTTVDPKDDARLIIQGASK, encoded by the coding sequence ATGAGTGAAGTTCCACGTGGAACACATTCGCTGAACAGCCCCTGGATTCAGGCCGGACGCCTGGCGTTCTTTGCGCTGTACGCCGTGACCGTGCTGGCGGCGCTGGCCTGGGCATTCTCCAATGTGCGGCAGATCGATCCGCAGAACCGCGCAGTGGTTTTGCATTTCGGTGCGTTGGATCGGATTCAGAATGCCGGTTTGCTGTTGGCCTGGCCCGAACCCTTCGAGCAAGTGGTGCTGCTGCCGGCGGCGGACCGGGTGATCGAGCGTCGGGTCGACAACCTGCTGCGCAGCGACGCGGCCTTGCAGGCAGATCGCGTGGCGACATTCGCCACACCGTTGAGCGACGCGCTGGCCGGTTCCGGCTATTTGCTCACCGGGGATGCTGGCGTCGTGCAGCTGGATGTCCGGGTGTTCTACAAAGTGACGGATCCTTATGCGTACGTGCTTCAAGGGGATCATGTGCTGCCCGCGCTGGATCGGCTGGTGACCCGCAGTGCGGTGGCCCTGACGGCCGCCCGGGACCTGGACACGATTCTGGTGGCCCGACCTGAATTGATCGGCGCCGACAACCAGGCCGCCGAGCGTCGTGAACGGTTGCGCGGCGATCTGGTGCAAGGCATCAACCGGCGCTTGTCCGAGTTGAAGGCCGGCGGGCAGGGCATCGGCATCGAAGCGGTGCGGGTGGATGTGCAATCAAGCCTGCCGGCGCCGGCGGTGAGTGCGTTCAATGCCGTCTTGACCGCCAGTCAACAAGCCGACAAGGCCGTGGCCAACGCCCGCACCGACGCGGAGAAACTCACCCAGACCGCCAACGAACAAGCCGACCGCACGCTGCAGGTTGCCCATGCACAAGCCGGTGAACGGCTCGCCAAAGCCACCGCCGACACGGCGACGGTCTTGAGCCTGGCCAAGGCCCGGCAGCAAGGCAGCGACCCGCAGATGTTGCTGCGTCTGTACCGCGAGCGCATTCCGAAGATCCTCGGCCAGGCCGGTTCGGTCACCACGGTGGATCCGAAGGACGATGCCCGGCTGATCATTCAGGGAGCCAGTAAATGA
- a CDS encoding heavy metal translocating P-type ATPase translates to MTTNTLPAPGLLSSAEQRRAARQLTLAMLALGLLGLGLIWRWLMPEQTGVSQLLLGVASVLVAVPVMRSAWFSLRYPSLHGITDQLIALALLGAWATGDLLTAALLPIIMIFGHVLEERSVIGSQEAIHALGQLTRSHARKVQADGSIIEVDNRTLKAGDTVEVRAGDRVPADGRVLFGQASLDTASITGESVPVEAGAGMEVYGGAINLDGLLRIEVTRTGDESTLGKVIGLMQNAERSKPPITRLLERYAGSYMVLVLLLAAVTWFITHDAQAMLAVLVAACPCALVLSAPATAIAGVAVAARHGILIRSSAFLEELADLTSLVVDKTGTLTYGTLRLQSVDSPRVEHATVIALAAALGAASSHPVSRALAGLAEPDSDLALTDIHERQGLGVVAMTVQGEAALGRPELFAQLGIVTTAVPEHDGPIAGLALNGEFLAWLLLADSVKPEARLALGELRDLGLGRQLLLTGDRRSVANALARDVGLHEVEAQALPEDKLNRVLKEIDSGFRPMVVGDGINDSLALKAGVVGVAMGAGGADIALASADIVLIGSDLRRLGTCVRLSRQCRRTLQVNVIIGLGWTLAIVVFAAFGWLGAAGAMIAALLHNLSTLLVLGNAGRLLRFQEPLLKLKED, encoded by the coding sequence ATGACCACAAACACCCTTCCTGCGCCGGGCCTGCTGTCCTCGGCCGAACAGCGCCGCGCCGCACGCCAGTTGACCCTGGCGATGCTCGCCCTCGGCCTGCTCGGGCTGGGGCTGATCTGGCGCTGGCTGATGCCGGAGCAGACCGGCGTCAGCCAGTTGTTGCTGGGTGTCGCGTCGGTTCTGGTGGCGGTGCCGGTCATGCGCTCGGCTTGGTTCAGCCTGCGCTATCCGAGCCTGCACGGCATCACCGATCAGTTGATCGCGCTGGCCCTGCTCGGGGCCTGGGCCACCGGGGACCTGCTCACGGCGGCGCTGCTGCCGATCATCATGATCTTCGGCCATGTGCTGGAGGAGCGCAGCGTGATCGGCTCCCAGGAGGCGATCCATGCGCTGGGCCAGTTGACCCGCAGCCATGCGCGCAAGGTGCAGGCCGACGGCTCGATCATCGAGGTCGACAACCGCACGCTCAAGGCCGGCGACACGGTCGAAGTCCGGGCGGGAGACCGGGTGCCGGCGGACGGGCGGGTGCTGTTCGGCCAGGCCAGCCTCGACACCGCGTCGATCACCGGCGAGTCGGTGCCAGTGGAGGCGGGCGCCGGCATGGAGGTGTACGGCGGGGCGATCAACCTCGACGGCCTGCTGCGCATCGAGGTGACCCGCACCGGCGATGAATCGACCCTCGGCAAGGTCATCGGCCTGATGCAGAACGCCGAGCGCTCCAAGCCGCCGATCACCCGCCTGCTGGAGCGTTACGCCGGCAGCTACATGGTGCTGGTGTTGTTGCTGGCGGCGGTGACCTGGTTCATCACCCACGATGCGCAAGCGATGCTCGCGGTGCTCGTGGCGGCTTGCCCGTGCGCGCTGGTGCTGTCGGCGCCGGCCACCGCGATTGCCGGTGTGGCGGTGGCGGCGCGGCACGGGATCCTGATCCGCAGCTCGGCGTTCCTTGAGGAGCTGGCCGATCTCACTTCGCTGGTGGTGGACAAGACCGGCACCCTGACGTACGGCACCTTGCGCTTGCAGTCGGTCGACAGCCCCCGCGTCGAGCACGCTACGGTGATCGCGCTGGCGGCGGCGCTCGGTGCGGCCAGCAGCCATCCGGTCAGTCGTGCGCTGGCCGGTCTGGCCGAGCCGGACAGTGACCTGGCGCTGACCGACATCCACGAGCGGCAAGGGCTGGGCGTGGTCGCCATGACGGTTCAGGGCGAAGCGGCGCTGGGCCGCCCTGAGTTGTTCGCGCAGTTGGGCATCGTCACCACCGCCGTGCCGGAACATGACGGCCCGATTGCCGGACTGGCCCTGAACGGCGAATTCCTCGCCTGGCTGCTGCTCGCCGACAGCGTCAAGCCGGAAGCGCGGTTGGCCTTGGGCGAATTGCGCGACCTGGGCCTGGGCCGGCAATTGCTGCTGACCGGCGACCGCCGAAGTGTGGCGAATGCGCTGGCCCGGGATGTCGGCCTGCATGAAGTCGAAGCCCAGGCGTTGCCGGAGGACAAGCTCAACCGGGTGCTGAAGGAGATCGACAGCGGCTTCCGGCCGATGGTGGTGGGCGACGGCATCAACGACTCATTGGCGCTCAAGGCCGGGGTGGTCGGTGTGGCGATGGGGGCGGGAGGCGCCGACATCGCGCTGGCCTCGGCCGACATCGTGCTGATCGGCAGCGACCTGCGGCGCCTGGGCACCTGCGTGCGGCTGAGTCGCCAGTGCCGGCGCACGTTGCAGGTGAACGTGATCATCGGCCTGGGCTGGACGCTGGCGATCGTCGTGTTCGCCGCGTTCGGTTGGCTCGGCGCAGCCGGGGCCATGATCGCTGCGCTGCTGCACAACCTCAGCACCTTGCTGGTGCTGGGCAATGCCGGACGCCTGTTGCGGTTCCAGGAACCGTTGCTGAAGCTGAAGGAAGACTGA
- the cfaB gene encoding C17 cyclopropane fatty acid synthase CfaB — translation MLAQLPPALQKLQLPLRLRLWDGHEFNLGPTPSVTIVVKDPQMVTQFTHPSLDALGAAFVEGKLELEGSISEVIRVCDELSNALLDEDEGSQPVRSLHDKETDAKAISYHYDLSNAFYQLWLDSDMAYSCAYFETGSETLEQAQQAKFRHLCRKLRLQPGDYLLDVGCGWGGLARYAAREFGAKVFGITLSKEQLALARERVKAEGLEDQIELQLLDYRDLPQDGRFDKVVSVGMFEHVGHANLAEYCKTLFGAVKEGGLVMNHGITAKHTDGRPVGRGAGDFIEKYVFPNGELPHLSMISAEISEAGLEIVDVESLRLHYARTLDHWSERLEDNLETAAKLVPEQALRIWRLYLAGCAYAFAHGWINLHQILAVKAHPDGSHELPWTRDDIYNP, via the coding sequence ATGCTCGCGCAACTTCCACCGGCCTTACAGAAACTGCAGCTACCGCTTCGCCTGCGGCTCTGGGACGGCCATGAGTTCAATCTCGGGCCGACGCCCAGCGTCACCATCGTGGTCAAGGACCCGCAGATGGTCACTCAGTTCACCCATCCAAGCCTGGACGCGCTGGGGGCGGCGTTCGTCGAGGGCAAGCTTGAGCTGGAAGGTTCGATCAGCGAGGTGATCCGGGTCTGCGACGAGCTGAGCAATGCGCTGCTCGACGAAGACGAAGGCAGCCAACCGGTGCGTTCGCTCCACGACAAGGAAACCGACGCAAAAGCCATTTCCTATCACTACGACCTGTCCAACGCGTTCTATCAGCTGTGGCTGGACAGCGACATGGCGTATTCCTGCGCCTATTTCGAAACCGGCAGCGAAACCCTGGAACAGGCCCAGCAGGCCAAGTTCCGCCATCTGTGCCGCAAGCTGCGCCTGCAGCCCGGCGACTACCTGCTGGATGTCGGCTGCGGCTGGGGCGGACTGGCGCGGTACGCCGCCCGCGAGTTCGGGGCAAAGGTGTTCGGCATCACCTTGAGCAAGGAACAACTGGCGCTGGCCCGCGAGCGGGTCAAGGCCGAAGGCCTGGAAGACCAGATCGAGCTGCAACTGCTCGACTACCGCGACCTGCCCCAGGACGGCCGTTTCGACAAAGTGGTCAGCGTCGGCATGTTCGAGCATGTGGGCCACGCCAACCTCGCCGAATACTGCAAGACCTTGTTCGGTGCGGTGAAGGAGGGCGGCCTGGTGATGAACCACGGCATCACCGCCAAACACACCGACGGTCGTCCGGTGGGACGCGGCGCCGGGGATTTCATCGAGAAGTACGTGTTCCCCAACGGCGAGCTGCCGCACCTGTCGATGATCTCCGCCGAGATCAGCGAGGCGGGCCTGGAGATCGTCGACGTCGAAAGCCTGCGCCTGCATTACGCGCGCACGCTGGACCACTGGAGCGAGCGCCTGGAAGACAACCTGGAGACCGCCGCCAAACTGGTGCCGGAGCAGGCGCTGCGGATCTGGCGCCTGTACCTGGCCGGGTGTGCCTACGCCTTCGCCCACGGCTGGATCAACCTGCACCAGATCCTCGCCGTGAAGGCCCACCCCGACGGCAGCCATGAACTGCCGTGGACACGGGACGACATCTACAACCCGTAA
- the cls gene encoding cardiolipin synthase, which produces MDYFGPHLFGYLIALIHTLGSIAALHAVLTVRTAQGSIAWALSLIFIPYLTLIPYLVFGRSTFDGYIKARRQANEQMRQAISELNWRPWVEEALTARASNAYASLRAMPRLGRMPCLANNDVQLLVNGPATFKALFNAIGQAREAVLIQFFIIHDDQLGQRLRDLLLKKAAEGVAVHLLYDRIGSHALPHSYVQALRDGGVEVQAFATRSGWLNRFQVNFRNHRKIVVVDGMTGFVGGHNVGDEYMGEKPPLAPWRDTHIQVRGPVVACMQESFAEDWFWAARALPPMILPDAYPEDGVLCQLLASGPADPYETCSLFFVEAIHAATERVWITSPYFIPDEAVFAALRLAVLRGVDVRLLLPSRPDHRIVYAASSLYAFEAVRAGVRVFRYKPGFLHQKVVLIDSEISAIGSANLDNRSFRLNFEVMLLTVDSEFATRVEQMLDDDFAQANEIAKDESREIHHLQQVGMRIARLISPIL; this is translated from the coding sequence ATGGATTACTTCGGACCGCACCTCTTCGGTTACCTGATCGCCCTGATCCACACCCTGGGCTCGATCGCCGCCCTTCATGCGGTGCTGACCGTGCGCACGGCGCAGGGCTCGATCGCCTGGGCGCTGTCGCTGATCTTCATTCCCTACCTGACGCTCATCCCGTACCTGGTCTTCGGCCGCAGCACCTTCGACGGCTACATCAAGGCGCGACGCCAGGCCAACGAACAGATGCGCCAGGCGATCTCCGAACTCAACTGGCGGCCGTGGGTGGAAGAGGCCCTGACCGCCCGCGCCTCGAACGCCTACGCCTCGTTGCGCGCGATGCCGCGGCTGGGACGGATGCCGTGCCTGGCCAACAACGACGTGCAACTGCTGGTGAACGGCCCGGCCACCTTCAAGGCCTTGTTCAACGCCATCGGCCAGGCCAGGGAGGCGGTGCTGATCCAGTTCTTCATCATCCACGACGATCAGCTCGGCCAACGCCTGCGCGACCTATTGCTGAAGAAGGCCGCCGAAGGCGTGGCGGTGCATTTGCTCTACGACCGCATCGGCAGCCATGCCCTGCCCCACAGCTACGTGCAGGCCCTGCGCGACGGCGGCGTCGAAGTGCAGGCGTTCGCCACCCGCAGCGGCTGGCTCAACCGCTTTCAGGTGAATTTCCGCAACCACCGCAAGATCGTCGTGGTGGATGGCATGACCGGTTTCGTCGGCGGCCACAACGTCGGCGACGAGTACATGGGCGAGAAACCGCCGCTGGCACCGTGGCGTGACACCCACATCCAGGTGCGCGGCCCGGTGGTGGCCTGCATGCAGGAGTCGTTCGCCGAGGACTGGTTCTGGGCCGCGCGTGCCCTGCCGCCGATGATCCTGCCGGACGCCTATCCGGAGGACGGCGTGCTCTGCCAATTGCTCGCCAGCGGCCCGGCCGACCCCTACGAGACCTGCTCGCTGTTCTTCGTCGAAGCGATCCACGCCGCCACCGAGCGGGTGTGGATCACCAGCCCCTATTTCATTCCGGACGAAGCGGTGTTCGCGGCATTGCGCCTGGCGGTGCTGCGCGGCGTCGATGTGCGGCTGCTGCTGCCGTCGCGGCCCGACCACCGCATCGTTTATGCCGCCTCCAGCCTCTATGCGTTCGAAGCCGTGCGCGCCGGGGTGCGGGTGTTCCGCTACAAGCCAGGGTTCCTGCATCAGAAGGTGGTGCTGATCGACAGCGAAATCAGCGCCATCGGCAGCGCCAACCTGGACAACCGCTCCTTCCGCCTCAACTTCGAAGTGATGCTGCTGACCGTGGACAGCGAGTTCGCCACCCGCGTGGAACAGATGCTCGACGATGACTTCGCCCAAGCCAACGAGATCGCCAAAGACGAAAGCCGGGAGATCCACCACCTGCAACAGGTCGGCATGCGGATCGCCCGGCTGATTTCGCCGATTCTCTGA
- a CDS encoding DUF3617 domain-containing protein, which yields MNVRLLGLALGLGLALPVVAQAQMLQPGLWEMTSSNVKVDDQAMDVQSILGQIQGQITPQQRAALEKQGINIGGKGIRACLTPQQVATNDIPLADPQSGCKQQITERNGNQWKFRFSCPRAQGTGVATFLSDREFTTVANGTFNAIGINQKGSLETRAVWLGQDCGTVKPRA from the coding sequence ATGAACGTTCGTCTGCTGGGTTTGGCGCTGGGCCTGGGTTTGGCTTTGCCGGTGGTTGCTCAGGCGCAAATGCTGCAGCCGGGTTTGTGGGAAATGACGTCGAGCAACGTCAAGGTCGATGACCAGGCCATGGACGTGCAATCGATCCTCGGCCAGATTCAAGGGCAAATCACGCCGCAGCAACGGGCGGCGCTGGAGAAGCAGGGCATCAACATCGGCGGCAAGGGCATCCGCGCCTGCCTGACGCCGCAGCAAGTGGCGACCAACGACATTCCGCTGGCGGATCCGCAGTCGGGCTGCAAGCAGCAGATCACCGAGCGCAACGGCAACCAGTGGAAATTCCGTTTCAGTTGCCCGCGGGCCCAAGGCACCGGCGTGGCGACGTTCCTCAGCGACCGGGAGTTCACCACAGTCGCCAACGGCACCTTCAATGCCATCGGCATCAACCAGAAGGGCAGCCTGGAAACCCGCGCGGTGTGGTTGGGGCAGGACTGCGGCACCGTCAAGCCAAGGGCATGA
- a CDS encoding dihydroorotase, with protein sequence MGSLLIRNARLVNEGRQFGADVLVSHGRIVKIASSIFGENAVQEIDADGQWLLPGMIDDQVHFREPGSPAKGSIHSESRAAVAGGITSFMDMPNTSPATLTLEALADKKRRAAIGSVANYGFHFGVSQHNLDTVAALNPCEVAGVKVFMGASTGNLLVDDPRILERLFAEVPTILLAHCEHTPSIEANAARLRERYGEHLPPDAHALIRDAETCYRSSSLAVDLARRHGTRLHVLHLTTARELELFEDKPLPHKRISAEVCLHHLLFDDRDYPTLGNRIKCNPAIKSRTDRDALRQALLSNRLDVIGSDHAPHTWTEKERPYDQAPAGLPLVQHALPALLELVADGVLPITTLVAKTSHRVADLFAIPDRGYLREGYWADLVLIRPEPEGVAVSRQPVLSQCGWTPFADRRFRHRVSLTVVSGQVAWDGQRVNEGCQGLPLRFMR encoded by the coding sequence ATGGGCAGCCTGCTGATCCGCAATGCGCGGCTGGTGAACGAAGGACGGCAATTCGGGGCGGACGTGCTGGTCAGCCACGGGCGCATCGTCAAGATCGCTTCAAGCATCTTCGGCGAAAACGCAGTGCAGGAAATCGACGCCGACGGCCAATGGCTGCTGCCGGGGATGATCGACGACCAGGTGCATTTCCGTGAACCGGGCTCGCCGGCCAAGGGCAGCATTCACTCTGAATCCCGCGCGGCCGTCGCCGGGGGCATCACCAGTTTCATGGACATGCCCAACACCTCCCCGGCCACCCTCACCCTCGAGGCGCTGGCCGACAAAAAGCGCCGGGCCGCCATCGGTTCCGTGGCCAACTACGGCTTTCACTTCGGCGTCAGCCAACACAACCTCGACACGGTGGCCGCGCTCAACCCGTGCGAAGTGGCCGGGGTGAAAGTGTTCATGGGCGCGTCCACCGGCAACCTGCTGGTGGACGATCCACGGATCCTGGAACGGCTGTTCGCCGAGGTGCCGACGATCCTGCTGGCCCACTGCGAACACACGCCCAGCATCGAGGCCAATGCCGCAAGGCTGCGCGAGCGCTACGGCGAACACCTGCCGCCCGACGCCCACGCGCTGATCCGTGATGCCGAAACCTGCTACCGCTCCTCTTCGCTCGCCGTGGATCTGGCCAGACGCCATGGCACCCGCCTGCACGTCCTGCACCTCACCACCGCCCGCGAGCTGGAACTGTTCGAGGACAAACCGCTGCCCCACAAACGCATCAGCGCCGAAGTTTGCCTGCATCATCTGCTGTTCGACGACCGCGACTACCCGACGCTGGGCAACCGGATCAAATGCAACCCGGCGATCAAATCCCGCACCGACCGCGACGCCCTGCGCCAGGCCTTGCTGAGCAACCGCCTGGATGTGATCGGCAGCGATCATGCGCCGCACACGTGGACCGAAAAGGAGCGACCCTACGACCAGGCGCCGGCGGGCTTGCCGCTGGTGCAGCACGCCTTGCCGGCGCTGCTGGAGCTAGTGGCCGACGGCGTGCTGCCGATCACCACCCTGGTGGCGAAGACCAGCCACCGGGTGGCGGATCTGTTCGCCATTCCGGACCGGGGTTATTTGCGTGAGGGATATTGGGCGGATCTGGTGCTGATACGACCGGAGCCGGAAGGTGTCGCCGTGTCGCGCCAACCGGTGCTCTCGCAGTGCGGATGGACACCGTTCGCCGACCGGCGGTTCAGGCACCGGGTGAGCCTGACCGTCGTGTCGGGGCAGGTTGCCTGGGATGGCCAGCGGGTGAACGAAGGGTGTCAGGGATTGCCCCTGAGGTTCATGCGTTGA